A stretch of Aureispira sp. CCB-E DNA encodes these proteins:
- the moeB gene encoding molybdopterin-synthase adenylyltransferase MoeB — MNLNKEDLARYSRHLLLSEIGLEGQKKLKNANVLVIGAGGLGCPILQYLAAAGVGKIGVIDADVLEESNLQRQILYTVADIGVNKALAAQKRLVALNPLIEVLAYPYALEVSNALELFEQYDLVVDGTDNFATRYMVNDACIITNKPLVYGSIFKFEGQVAVFNYQGGPSYRCLFPNPPAPGEVPNCSEVGVLGVLPGVIGAMQANEALKIILGLGDVLSEKLLVYNALTAESLILTIQANAAVITQTKAMKKDFKTTSYEAFCGIKKEEKQPSILEISPQELADNLEQYTLVDVRETWEQPRYETLKGIDIPLPRLVLWKDRIPKDRPVVVLCAKGIRSKIAIEQLQTNYGYNNLINLTGGIKNWEAQLLKTK; from the coding sequence ATGAATTTAAACAAAGAAGATTTAGCGAGATATAGTCGTCACTTATTGCTGTCAGAAATCGGCTTAGAAGGGCAAAAGAAACTGAAAAATGCCAACGTACTGGTCATTGGTGCTGGTGGCTTGGGCTGTCCGATTTTGCAATACTTAGCTGCTGCTGGAGTAGGAAAAATAGGTGTCATTGATGCTGATGTTTTGGAAGAGAGTAATTTGCAACGCCAAATTTTGTACACGGTAGCAGATATAGGAGTTAACAAAGCCTTGGCTGCTCAAAAGCGATTGGTTGCTCTAAATCCATTGATAGAGGTATTGGCTTATCCTTATGCTTTGGAGGTTTCAAATGCATTAGAATTATTCGAACAATACGATCTTGTGGTGGATGGCACTGATAATTTTGCGACTCGTTATATGGTCAATGATGCTTGCATTATCACTAACAAACCGTTGGTCTATGGTTCTATTTTTAAGTTTGAAGGGCAAGTAGCTGTTTTTAATTATCAAGGAGGGCCTAGTTATCGTTGTTTGTTCCCTAATCCTCCTGCACCAGGTGAGGTGCCCAATTGCTCAGAAGTAGGTGTATTGGGGGTTCTGCCTGGAGTGATAGGAGCGATGCAAGCCAATGAAGCCCTAAAAATTATATTGGGATTAGGGGATGTTTTGTCTGAAAAACTATTGGTTTATAATGCATTGACAGCAGAAAGTTTGATCTTAACAATTCAGGCTAACGCTGCCGTTATTACCCAAACAAAAGCTATGAAAAAGGACTTTAAAACGACCAGTTATGAGGCTTTTTGTGGCATCAAAAAAGAAGAAAAACAACCAAGTATTCTAGAAATTTCACCTCAAGAATTAGCTGATAATTTGGAGCAATACACCTTGGTAGATGTTCGAGAAACTTGGGAACAACCTCGTTATGAAACGCTAAAGGGAATCGACATCCCTTTGCCTCGTTTGGTGCTTTGGAAAGATCGAATTCCTAAAGATAGACCAGTCGTTGTACTTTGCGCCAAAGGGATTCGAAGTAAAATTGCTATCGAACAACTGCAAACGAATTATGGATACAACAATTTAATTAACCTGACAGGAGGAATTAAAAATTGGGAGGCACAGTTGTTAAAAACAAAATAG
- a CDS encoding carbohydrate-binding family 9-like protein gives MNQLLVCCLGLLMVACTNKKPRTETKTVLYENTIHIDSSIIIPSEYTAYRTADNMVIDGQAVENAWSKAAYTSTFIDIEGVKEPKYKTQVKMLWDDAYLYVYAELEEPHIWGNIKKHDAVVFYNNDFEVFIDPTDDTYNYVEIEVNALNTVWDLCLNKAYRFGGHANDYYEIEGLKTAVYLGGSLNDATDIDTFWSVEMAIPFEVLLQRKRKTVKHPKGGDYWRINFSRVQWEHDLNDGMYSLKKENGKRLPEYNWVWSNQGAINMHLPEHWGYLVFSDHLVGKEATEVTIPQVLNKQVAYALLEQIKFGKHKSLLDSSPQTTYQLNQLEIRQNLFDVVFLKTYVGFELYIENLTSKEQFVINEEGKFKLL, from the coding sequence ATGAATCAATTACTTGTTTGTTGTTTAGGGCTATTGATGGTTGCCTGTACAAACAAAAAGCCAAGGACAGAAACAAAAACAGTTCTATATGAAAATACGATTCATATTGATTCTTCTATCATTATACCTTCAGAGTACACTGCATACCGAACGGCAGACAACATGGTAATTGATGGGCAAGCTGTGGAGAATGCTTGGTCAAAAGCAGCTTATACGAGTACTTTCATAGATATAGAAGGCGTTAAAGAACCTAAATATAAAACACAGGTAAAAATGCTTTGGGATGATGCGTACTTATATGTTTATGCGGAATTAGAAGAACCACACATTTGGGGCAATATTAAAAAACACGATGCAGTTGTTTTTTATAACAACGATTTTGAGGTGTTTATAGATCCAACAGATGACACTTATAATTACGTAGAAATTGAAGTCAATGCTTTGAATACTGTCTGGGATTTGTGTTTGAATAAAGCATATCGTTTTGGAGGACACGCTAATGATTACTATGAAATAGAAGGACTAAAAACGGCTGTTTATCTAGGAGGCAGTTTGAATGATGCCACTGATATTGATACGTTTTGGTCGGTAGAAATGGCGATTCCTTTTGAAGTGCTTTTGCAACGGAAAAGAAAAACGGTTAAGCATCCCAAGGGAGGCGATTATTGGCGGATTAATTTCTCTAGAGTTCAATGGGAACATGATTTGAACGATGGAATGTATAGTTTGAAAAAAGAAAACGGGAAGCGATTGCCTGAGTACAATTGGGTGTGGTCAAATCAAGGCGCTATCAACATGCATTTGCCTGAGCATTGGGGCTATTTGGTGTTTAGCGATCATTTAGTAGGTAAGGAAGCAACGGAAGTAACCATTCCTCAAGTACTAAACAAACAGGTGGCTTATGCTTTGTTGGAACAAATAAAGTTTGGCAAACACAAATCCTTGTTAGATAGTAGCCCTCAAACAACGTATCAATTAAATCAATTGGAAATTAGGCAAAATTTGTTCGATGTCGTTTTTTTGAAAACCTATGTTGGTTTTGAATTATACATAGAGAACTTAACCTCTAAAGAACAATTTGTTATTAATGAAGAAGGAAAATTTAAATTGTTATGA
- a CDS encoding family 10 glycosylhydrolase, which produces MSSVKFSCWKMLIIGFALLAACQVPKEEDATNIQEETIEIPSVDSSFTLSTWVHGEKEYDADKWTQKLNYYDSLGITELLVQASPEFLTELVPLATRMNMKVHAWMWTLNQPGNKETQAHPEWYAVNRRGQNSLEYRAYVNYYQWLSPFHPDACAYIKSKVQAYCSIENLASVHLDYVRYVDVILGADLQPKYNLKQETELPEYDYGYHPIAREGFKAIFGKDPMDMEHPELSTEWRQYRLNAITKLVNEIADLTHQYNIPLTAAVFPFPEMSRQMVRQAWNDWNLDAAYPMLYHNFYREGINWIGFATNQGVQDVDFPIHAGLYSPALRLADDLEAAIRITKKNGAKGMCIFMADDLNAAQKQVFLKLKAIL; this is translated from the coding sequence ATGAGTAGTGTAAAATTTAGTTGTTGGAAAATGCTGATTATTGGATTTGCTTTACTAGCTGCCTGCCAAGTTCCCAAAGAAGAAGATGCAACTAATATTCAAGAGGAAACGATAGAAATTCCCTCTGTAGACAGCAGCTTTACATTGTCAACTTGGGTGCATGGCGAAAAAGAATACGATGCTGACAAATGGACTCAAAAGTTGAACTATTATGACTCTTTGGGAATTACAGAATTGTTGGTGCAAGCAAGCCCTGAGTTTTTGACAGAATTAGTGCCTTTGGCTACTCGTATGAATATGAAGGTGCATGCTTGGATGTGGACGTTGAATCAACCGGGTAACAAAGAAACTCAAGCACACCCAGAATGGTATGCTGTTAATAGACGAGGGCAAAACTCTTTGGAATATCGAGCTTATGTAAATTATTATCAGTGGCTAAGCCCTTTTCATCCCGATGCTTGTGCCTATATCAAAAGCAAGGTTCAAGCGTATTGTTCCATAGAAAACTTAGCTTCAGTACATCTAGATTATGTACGGTATGTGGATGTGATTTTGGGAGCAGATTTGCAGCCTAAGTACAATTTAAAACAAGAAACAGAGCTGCCAGAATATGATTATGGTTATCATCCTATTGCTAGAGAAGGTTTTAAAGCTATTTTTGGAAAAGATCCAATGGACATGGAACATCCAGAGTTAAGCACAGAGTGGCGGCAATATCGCTTGAATGCAATTACAAAATTGGTGAATGAAATTGCAGATTTAACACATCAGTATAATATTCCTTTGACAGCAGCAGTTTTTCCTTTTCCAGAAATGTCTCGCCAAATGGTTCGTCAAGCATGGAACGATTGGAATTTAGATGCCGCTTATCCTATGTTGTATCACAATTTTTATAGAGAAGGGATTAATTGGATAGGTTTTGCGACCAACCAAGGCGTACAAGATGTTGATTTTCCAATTCATGCAGGTTTGTATTCTCCTGCGTTGCGATTGGCTGATGATTTGGAGGCAGCGATTCGCATTACCAAAAAAAATGGTGCAAAAGGAATGTGTATTTTTATGGCAGATGATTTAAATGCAGCACAAAAACAGGTATTTTTAAAATTAAAAGCTATTTTGTAA
- a CDS encoding lipopolysaccharide assembly protein LapB, producing MKAQPLTSDEINNLSQLLISSNASSIDVAFQILHNYPTAIPKVMNELVLISQLSWNDAQRKEALQLLESTFDRTQIKAWNDIFQIFHIYQNLFEPEDFEENWHWFEQHEAHRATFMPIIRQNNDYTGEYFAIAETIAEYYKKRLDWAERYYFISLEYNPNDLNTLSTLATLYKDGYQDYPKALSFYDKMLEIEPQHYDALEAKGALFLDYIKDIDRATQTFENALKHYPQDETLQIWLADTYMQKNHPETLPRGKEILELVLENNPHNMFAWTIYGNRLWITENKPEEAIEAYQNGLKINPRSYNILGNLAELYERVYQNYEQAKDYYIKAFSIYMDDAFHLSNFVRLLVLQTQELDDAKDYYVHLKSLFFGAIKREPELNDEQWKAFQEAEQLLWNTFPELKNYL from the coding sequence ATGAAGGCACAACCCTTAACTTCTGACGAAATCAACAATTTATCTCAACTCCTCATCAGTTCTAACGCTAGTAGTATTGATGTCGCTTTCCAAATCCTGCACAATTATCCAACTGCCATTCCAAAGGTAATGAACGAATTGGTGCTTATCAGCCAACTCTCTTGGAACGATGCTCAACGAAAAGAAGCACTTCAGCTCTTAGAAAGTACCTTTGATAGGACACAAATCAAGGCATGGAATGATATTTTTCAAATTTTTCATATTTACCAAAATTTATTTGAGCCCGAAGATTTTGAAGAAAACTGGCATTGGTTTGAACAACATGAAGCACACCGAGCTACTTTTATGCCCATTATTCGTCAAAATAATGACTATACAGGAGAGTATTTTGCCATCGCAGAAACTATTGCCGAATATTACAAAAAACGACTCGATTGGGCAGAACGCTATTATTTTATTTCTTTAGAATACAATCCTAACGATCTCAACACATTAAGCACCTTGGCAACGCTATACAAAGATGGCTATCAAGACTACCCCAAAGCACTTTCTTTTTATGATAAAATGCTTGAAATTGAACCTCAGCATTACGATGCATTGGAAGCAAAAGGAGCTTTGTTTTTAGATTATATTAAGGATATTGATAGGGCTACTCAAACTTTTGAAAATGCGCTTAAACATTATCCACAAGACGAAACACTTCAAATCTGGCTGGCAGATACTTATATGCAAAAGAACCACCCAGAAACCCTCCCTCGTGGTAAAGAAATACTAGAACTTGTCTTGGAAAACAATCCCCATAATATGTTTGCATGGACTATTTATGGCAATCGGCTTTGGATTACAGAAAACAAGCCCGAAGAAGCCATAGAAGCCTATCAAAATGGTCTAAAAATCAACCCTAGAAGTTACAATATATTAGGTAATTTGGCAGAGTTATACGAGCGAGTCTATCAAAATTATGAACAAGCCAAAGATTACTACATCAAAGCATTTTCTATTTATATGGATGATGCTTTTCACCTTAGCAACTTTGTTCGCCTTTTGGTTCTTCAAACTCAAGAACTCGACGATGCCAAGGATTATTATGTGCACCTTAAAAGTTTGTTTTTTGGAGCTATTAAGCGAGAACCAGAATTAAATGATGAACAATGGAAAGCATTTCAAGAAGCAGAACAACTCTTATGGAACACCTTCCCCGAATTAAAAAACTACCTATAA
- a CDS encoding tetratricopeptide repeat protein produces the protein MTKLFYKIIAFFQNFLRGGEDNDVLDGSLSLRPKEVENVAAQRVPYEDGLEDNKRPLDKKKELLEIKSHSYYKLRDSISKYALEYLNKGNASFDNNDYLEAIKSYDKAIDFNPNLEEAYHQRGWAKYCLGDYWWAIDDYNKAIEINPKAEYSYNNRGVSKQKLNDVEGALEDYNKAIEINSYCFLAIVNRGRLKNQEGDIKGAIKDFSSVIERDSNYLDAYLERGEILLVQGHYENALVDFTKAIKINPQNSTGYLNRGLILCKLKNYVDSIDDYSKAISIDNTSYTAYNNRGYTRLFIGSYEAAIKDFSLAIEINPFFAYSYNNRGFAKYKLGKFKEGLMDCKYSLKLDKKNSYVHYNLGLLYKALNQLKRAQSHFDKAKSLDYDGPIERT, from the coding sequence ATGACGAAGTTATTTTATAAAATAATAGCGTTTTTTCAAAATTTTTTGCGTGGAGGAGAGGATAATGATGTTTTAGATGGATCTTTATCTCTTCGTCCTAAAGAGGTTGAAAACGTTGCTGCACAAAGAGTTCCATACGAAGATGGATTAGAAGATAATAAACGACCTTTAGACAAAAAAAAGGAGTTATTAGAAATTAAAAGCCATAGTTATTATAAATTACGTGATAGTATATCTAAATACGCCTTAGAATATTTGAACAAAGGAAATGCTAGTTTTGATAATAATGATTATTTAGAAGCGATTAAGAGTTACGACAAAGCGATTGATTTTAACCCTAATTTAGAAGAGGCTTATCACCAAAGAGGCTGGGCAAAATATTGTTTAGGAGATTATTGGTGGGCAATTGATGATTATAATAAGGCGATTGAAATCAATCCTAAGGCTGAGTATTCATATAATAACAGAGGTGTTTCCAAACAAAAACTAAATGATGTAGAAGGCGCATTAGAAGACTATAATAAAGCTATAGAGATTAATAGTTATTGCTTTTTGGCGATTGTCAATAGAGGTAGATTAAAAAATCAAGAAGGAGACATCAAAGGAGCTATCAAAGATTTTAGTTCTGTTATTGAAAGAGACTCAAATTATTTGGATGCCTATTTGGAAAGAGGCGAAATTCTTCTGGTGCAAGGTCATTATGAAAATGCATTGGTTGATTTTACTAAAGCGATAAAAATCAATCCTCAAAATAGTACAGGATATCTCAACCGTGGATTAATATTATGTAAGTTAAAAAACTATGTCGATTCTATTGATGACTACTCTAAAGCAATCTCAATAGATAATACTTCATATACAGCTTATAATAATAGAGGGTATACCAGACTATTTATTGGCAGTTATGAAGCTGCAATTAAAGATTTTTCGCTTGCGATTGAAATCAATCCTTTTTTTGCCTACTCATATAATAATAGAGGCTTTGCAAAATATAAATTAGGAAAATTTAAAGAGGGGCTCATGGATTGCAAATATTCTTTAAAGTTGGATAAAAAAAATTCTTATGTTCATTATAATCTTGGGTTATTGTATAAGGCGCTGAACCAATTAAAACGAGCCCAAAGTCACTTTGATAAAGCAAAAAGTCTTGACTATGATGGTCCTATAGAGAGGACTTAG
- a CDS encoding nucleoside deaminase: protein MTEEDKQFMQRAIDLAKEGMHSNAGGPFGAVVVKDGIIVGEGYNKVTSTNDPTAHAEVTAIRNACQALNTFQLDDCIIYTSCEPCPMCLGAIYWARPKMVYFGCDREDAAAIGFDDQFIYDELERDIDDRHIKIVRLMRKDALSAFEAWTQKMDKTNY, encoded by the coding sequence ATGACAGAAGAAGATAAACAATTTATGCAACGAGCTATTGACCTAGCCAAGGAAGGCATGCATTCTAATGCTGGTGGTCCTTTTGGAGCCGTTGTTGTTAAAGATGGAATCATTGTTGGCGAAGGATACAATAAAGTAACCTCTACCAATGATCCTACTGCTCATGCAGAAGTTACGGCTATTCGAAATGCTTGCCAAGCTCTCAATACCTTCCAATTAGACGACTGTATAATTTACACCTCTTGTGAGCCTTGCCCAATGTGCTTGGGTGCTATTTATTGGGCAAGACCCAAAATGGTTTATTTTGGCTGTGACCGAGAAGATGCAGCGGCAATAGGTTTTGACGATCAGTTTATTTACGATGAATTGGAACGGGATATTGATGATCGCCACATCAAAATTGTTCGTTTAATGCGCAAAGATGCTTTGTCTGCTTTTGAGGCTTGGACTCAAAAAATGGACAAAACAAACTATTAA
- a CDS encoding pentapeptide repeat-containing protein, protein MEREYIEGFYQSEIPPRDSDMDAVLIRNMASSATPFTSEEVQKMLEAHDQFIQSGGSGGRFERLQLSGIPMNIYMGKKGTEGKQFEVRMKQFSPETSLENVQLTYSDFAGAIAEEVNFQGANLNHSLLTDAFLAGANFDNCSAVGTDFTGADLTGASFVNADLRNADFEICNCTGVDFTGANLEGALFKGTTLDGIRR, encoded by the coding sequence ATGGAACGAGAATATATTGAAGGTTTTTATCAATCTGAAATACCTCCAAGAGACAGCGATATGGATGCTGTACTTATCAGAAACATGGCATCAAGTGCTACCCCATTTACATCTGAAGAAGTTCAAAAAATGCTTGAAGCCCACGACCAATTCATCCAATCAGGAGGTAGTGGTGGTCGATTTGAACGATTACAGTTATCAGGTATCCCTATGAATATTTATATGGGTAAAAAAGGAACGGAAGGAAAACAGTTTGAAGTGCGCATGAAGCAGTTTTCTCCAGAAACAAGCTTAGAAAACGTACAACTAACCTACTCTGACTTTGCAGGTGCTATTGCTGAAGAAGTAAATTTTCAAGGAGCCAACCTAAACCACTCTTTGCTAACAGATGCCTTTTTGGCTGGTGCTAATTTTGACAACTGCTCTGCGGTAGGCACTGATTTTACAGGGGCAGATTTAACTGGCGCCTCTTTTGTTAATGCTGATCTTAGAAATGCTGATTTTGAAATATGCAACTGCACAGGCGTAGATTTTACAGGCGCTAATTTAGAAGGTGCTTTATTTAAAGGAACAACACTAGATGGCATTCGTCGTTAA
- a CDS encoding DUF4272 domain-containing protein has translation MEQCTIYSHSIDFDAIIPIIKKYLPKATLERKDTEGEKILIVQAKKGLLSRKHIVTIQGRQRTVPSYQLEQPTCPLTQNLVGMHNYVSNLPAQNTTIQSLLLQKIATLNSEISFTAQPYISEDFEKILKETLQVLDGILFTPPTALFSKSKHQQFLDKNFDLILDTAGVSKISQLEVNIDTQYYDPPQAEYTSAQLDRKARSEALLQKHQVTINPHLPCTPNLTEIELRDKTAIINRIYALTIITARAEGVAIEQLKTIMSEKEITELSPYENYVLSNDVPADELSILTWRYESLFLLCWAIQKIENLPYPSEMCVVDEFLGSILQQSREEFTASSTLRSKEEIVEALDLTYRMNWACVDARIKKMPPSGKLHPGIVYERHYALNWLVHHRQQNWDAVTTDT, from the coding sequence ATGGAGCAATGTACAATTTATAGCCATTCTATTGATTTTGATGCTATAATACCTATTATAAAAAAATACCTTCCCAAAGCAACACTAGAAAGAAAAGATACAGAAGGTGAAAAAATTTTGATCGTGCAAGCAAAAAAAGGCTTGTTGAGTCGTAAACACATCGTTACCATCCAAGGAAGACAACGTACAGTGCCCTCTTATCAACTAGAGCAACCAACCTGCCCTTTAACACAGAATTTAGTCGGGATGCACAACTATGTTTCTAATTTGCCCGCTCAAAATACAACCATTCAAAGTTTGTTGTTGCAAAAAATTGCTACTCTTAATAGCGAAATTAGTTTTACAGCACAGCCTTATATATCTGAAGATTTTGAAAAAATTCTAAAAGAAACCCTACAAGTATTGGATGGCATTTTATTTACCCCTCCTACTGCATTATTTTCAAAATCCAAACATCAACAATTCTTAGATAAAAACTTTGACTTAATTCTAGATACAGCTGGAGTATCCAAAATATCTCAATTAGAAGTGAACATTGATACTCAATATTATGATCCTCCCCAAGCAGAGTATACTTCAGCACAGCTCGACCGAAAGGCACGGAGTGAAGCTCTCCTTCAAAAACATCAAGTAACCATCAATCCTCATTTACCTTGCACGCCTAATCTTACTGAAATTGAATTGAGAGATAAAACGGCTATTATTAATCGCATCTATGCATTAACCATTATTACAGCTAGAGCAGAAGGCGTAGCTATAGAGCAATTGAAAACTATTATGTCTGAAAAAGAAATTACAGAGCTTTCGCCTTATGAAAACTATGTATTGAGTAATGATGTTCCTGCCGATGAGTTGTCTATCTTGACTTGGCGCTATGAAAGTCTGTTCTTGCTCTGTTGGGCGATTCAAAAAATAGAAAATCTTCCTTATCCATCTGAAATGTGTGTGGTTGATGAGTTCTTGGGTTCTATTCTACAACAATCGAGAGAAGAATTTACGGCTAGTAGTACACTTCGAAGCAAAGAGGAAATTGTAGAGGCGTTAGATTTGACTTATCGAATGAACTGGGCTTGCGTAGACGCTCGCATCAAAAAAATGCCTCCCTCTGGGAAACTACATCCAGGCATTGTATACGAACGCCATTATGCCTTGAACTGGTTAGTGCATCATCGTCAACAAAATTGGGATGCTGTTACAACCGATACTTAA
- a CDS encoding transposase: MIKRKSSHLPDIGSGLPQDIDAASRVVHAKRFLSNKWTDYKVHYLPFLIAFLRFALSKKNNNQDISLVIDGSQMGSKHVALVVSLAWKKRSIPICWVIRKGRKGHFPQQMHLDIIQQAAEILKPILFTQTKVTLLGDGEFDGASIQQLCRLKLGWKYAVRTAKNTILHEQGDCFKPRFTKVPDGETFLFIPSVEFSKEKIQDVNFLHWHDPKYDEPIFLISNLDDPFEIIRQYELRFSIETMFKDFKSRGFNMHKTRLKEAYDIFNLLIVGALAFCFIMGFGALHQNSPVKKKVQEKQNQQFSIFTLGLKLVHYFIEREIPFVFSLIFSKNSS, encoded by the coding sequence ATGATTAAACGAAAAAGTAGCCATTTGCCAGATATAGGTAGTGGTTTACCTCAAGATATAGATGCCGCAAGTCGAGTTGTTCATGCCAAACGATTTCTGTCAAATAAGTGGACAGATTACAAGGTACATTATCTTCCCTTTCTAATTGCATTTTTACGTTTTGCTTTATCCAAAAAGAATAATAATCAAGACATTAGTTTAGTAATAGATGGGAGTCAAATGGGAAGTAAACATGTCGCTCTTGTTGTCAGTCTAGCTTGGAAAAAACGTAGTATTCCTATTTGTTGGGTAATCAGAAAAGGGCGTAAAGGACATTTCCCCCAACAAATGCATTTAGACATTATTCAACAAGCAGCCGAAATCTTAAAACCGATTCTTTTTACTCAAACTAAAGTGACTTTATTAGGAGATGGAGAGTTTGATGGAGCATCTATACAGCAATTATGTCGCCTAAAGTTAGGCTGGAAATATGCTGTAAGAACAGCCAAGAATACAATTTTACATGAGCAAGGAGACTGTTTTAAACCTCGATTTACAAAAGTACCAGATGGAGAAACATTTTTGTTTATCCCATCTGTTGAGTTTTCTAAAGAGAAAATTCAAGATGTAAATTTTCTGCATTGGCATGATCCTAAATATGATGAGCCAATATTTTTGATTAGTAATCTAGATGACCCCTTTGAAATTATAAGGCAATATGAACTGCGTTTTTCAATTGAAACCATGTTCAAAGATTTCAAATCAAGAGGATTTAATATGCATAAAACAAGATTAAAGGAAGCTTATGACATATTTAATCTGTTGATTGTTGGTGCATTAGCTTTTTGTTTTATTATGGGATTTGGTGCTTTACATCAAAACAGTCCAGTAAAAAAGAAAGTTCAAGAAAAACAAAATCAACAGTTTTCAATTTTTACATTGGGCTTAAAATTAGTTCATTATTTTATTGAAAGGGAAATCCCTTTCGTCTTTTCTCTCATATTTTCAAAGAACTCGTCTTAG
- a CDS encoding DUF1572 domain-containing protein — translation MKQSKQIANRFREVLLSGQWIANTNCKEMLSGISWQEAIRKIGSLNTIHGLTYHIDYYVAGVLNVLEGGTLDIRDKYSFDCPEITCESDWDNLLNSMWSNAEQFANCVEKMSDEQLEKSFVDEKYGNYRRNIEAIIEHSYYHLGQISLIKKMLREGI, via the coding sequence ATGAAACAATCAAAACAAATCGCAAACCGCTTTAGAGAAGTACTTCTGAGTGGTCAATGGATTGCAAATACGAATTGTAAAGAAATGTTGTCTGGTATATCGTGGCAAGAAGCAATTCGAAAGATAGGTTCTTTGAATACCATTCATGGGCTAACGTATCACATTGATTATTATGTAGCAGGTGTATTAAATGTCTTGGAAGGAGGGACGCTAGATATTCGAGACAAGTATAGTTTTGATTGCCCCGAAATAACATGCGAAAGCGATTGGGACAACCTTCTAAATTCTATGTGGAGTAATGCGGAACAATTTGCTAATTGTGTAGAAAAAATGTCTGACGAACAGTTGGAAAAAAGTTTTGTCGATGAAAAGTATGGGAATTACCGTAGAAATATTGAAGCAATTATTGAGCATAGTTATTACCACTTAGGTCAAATATCATTGATAAAAAAAATGCTTAGAGAAGGGATATAA